A portion of the Microbulbifer agarilyticus genome contains these proteins:
- a CDS encoding TIGR02449 family protein, translating into MDKVQALELKLDTLIQQYQQLAADNQALREQEGLWQQERQRLIKNNEIARSRVETIINRLKGINPDR; encoded by the coding sequence ATGGACAAAGTACAGGCGTTAGAACTCAAGCTGGATACGCTGATACAACAGTATCAGCAGCTGGCGGCCGACAATCAGGCCCTGCGCGAGCAGGAAGGCCTGTGGCAACAAGAGCGCCAACGGCTAATTAAGAACAATGAAATTGCCCGCAGCCGTGTTGAAACCATTATCAACCGCCTGAAGGGCATTAACCCTGACCGCTGA
- a CDS encoding hemolysin family protein, with translation MLLLIVYVLVALGFSFLCSIAESVILSVTRPYIRLLEREGHRSGKLLGQLKDDINAPLAAILTLNTVAHTVGAAGAGAQAAAVFGNQYLGIASAILTLLILVFSEIIPKTLGALYWRQLAPTTAYVLRYLVILLKPFVWLSEWLTKGLAHGTTLTGFSREEFAVMAEIGEAEGQLERQESSILHNLFFTLRDHTVREVMTPRTVVFSLSQDMTVAEAYEQVEKSRFSRIPVYEQDDADFVVGFVLKQDLLLAYARDEGDTPLRSLRRDLLMVPETAAIYQVFHKMLSRRVQISAVVDEYGSLEGLVALEDILETLLGEEIVDEADKTPDRQEVAKRLWRIRAKRHGLRVDEGASRQQQGPDPQDKLREQVKSDVDELLDKKEGPAGEENTAGKEDGK, from the coding sequence ATGTTATTACTGATTGTTTATGTTCTTGTCGCGCTGGGATTCTCTTTTCTGTGCTCCATTGCGGAGTCGGTAATTCTCAGTGTGACCCGTCCTTATATCCGCCTGCTAGAGCGGGAGGGGCACCGTTCCGGTAAATTGCTGGGGCAGCTGAAAGACGATATCAACGCGCCCCTCGCGGCCATTCTTACCTTGAACACCGTTGCCCATACGGTGGGTGCGGCAGGTGCTGGTGCCCAGGCGGCGGCGGTATTCGGCAACCAATATCTGGGTATTGCCTCGGCGATTCTCACCCTGCTGATTCTGGTGTTCTCTGAAATTATCCCGAAAACCCTTGGTGCGCTGTACTGGCGTCAGCTGGCGCCTACCACGGCTTACGTGCTGCGTTATCTGGTGATTCTACTGAAGCCGTTTGTGTGGCTCTCCGAGTGGCTTACCAAAGGGTTGGCACATGGCACCACATTGACTGGTTTCAGCCGCGAAGAGTTTGCGGTAATGGCGGAAATTGGTGAGGCGGAAGGGCAGCTGGAGCGACAAGAGTCCAGCATCTTGCACAACTTGTTTTTTACCCTGCGCGATCACACTGTGCGTGAGGTTATGACGCCGCGTACCGTAGTGTTTTCCCTTTCCCAAGATATGACGGTAGCGGAAGCTTACGAACAGGTAGAGAAGAGCCGCTTCTCCCGTATCCCTGTGTATGAACAGGATGATGCGGATTTTGTGGTGGGCTTTGTGCTCAAGCAGGACCTGCTATTGGCCTATGCGCGAGACGAAGGTGATACCCCGCTGCGCAGTCTGCGCCGGGATTTGTTGATGGTGCCGGAGACCGCGGCCATCTATCAGGTGTTCCACAAGATGCTGTCGCGACGGGTGCAGATAAGTGCGGTGGTGGATGAGTACGGTAGCCTCGAGGGGCTGGTGGCCCTGGAAGATATTCTCGAGACCCTGCTGGGTGAAGAGATTGTCGATGAAGCGGATAAAACCCCTGACCGCCAGGAGGTGGCGAAGCGCCTGTGGCGTATCCGTGCCAAGCGACATGGCCTGCGCGTGGATGAAGGTGCGAGCCGGCAACAACAGGGCCCGGACCCGCAGGACAAGCTTCGCGAGCAGGTGAAGTCCGATGTGGATGAGCTGCTGGATAAAAAAGAGGGGCCCGCAGGTGAGGAAAATACAGCAGGGAAGGAAGACGGCAAGTAG
- a CDS encoding UbiH/UbiF/VisC/COQ6 family ubiquinone biosynthesis hydroxylase: MNRQRMDVTIVGGGMVGMAQAALLAVRCPQLRISLLEASSVEQPVRPDAYDARVVALTEASRNLLEETGAWQRIEGERECPYTQMRVWDAEGTGSVYFDCRDVKLPNLGHIVENNVILAALRARIEELPNVSMETGFKLESWWRDCGLWHLQARSPNREMIDGLDEQSPVYTTRLLVGADGARSRVRDLLRIRTRDVDYRQTALVCVARCEQSHQYTAWQRFLDTGPVAMLPLAGLGDDKHCAVVWSADDDLARELVMLDDKAFALNLEKAIESRLGSIESVSERFSFALRARHAESYFGPGAALIGDAAHSIHPLAGQGANLGLMDAQVLTEEVERALKRGISPAHVSVLSRYQRRRRGENASTLKAMSAFKSLFGAGDLQWRWLRNTGLSMVDASPMLKKRIIMRAMSV; the protein is encoded by the coding sequence ATGAACAGACAGCGAATGGACGTGACCATCGTTGGTGGCGGTATGGTGGGGATGGCGCAGGCGGCCCTGCTTGCTGTGCGCTGCCCGCAATTGCGCATTTCGCTGTTGGAGGCATCAAGCGTGGAGCAACCGGTACGCCCGGATGCCTACGATGCACGGGTAGTGGCATTGACCGAAGCTTCCCGCAATCTCCTGGAAGAGACCGGCGCCTGGCAGCGGATTGAAGGCGAGCGTGAATGCCCATACACCCAGATGCGGGTGTGGGATGCGGAGGGCACCGGCTCGGTCTATTTCGACTGTCGGGATGTGAAATTGCCCAATCTGGGGCACATCGTTGAAAACAATGTGATCCTGGCGGCGTTGCGCGCGCGTATTGAAGAGTTGCCTAACGTAAGTATGGAAACTGGCTTTAAATTGGAAAGCTGGTGGCGGGATTGCGGCTTGTGGCACTTACAGGCGCGCAGCCCCAATCGAGAAATGATCGATGGTCTAGATGAGCAGTCCCCGGTGTACACCACGCGCTTGTTGGTTGGTGCTGACGGTGCTCGGTCGCGTGTGCGTGACCTGCTGCGTATCCGTACGCGGGACGTGGACTATCGCCAGACCGCGCTGGTCTGTGTGGCGCGCTGTGAACAGTCTCATCAGTACACTGCCTGGCAACGTTTCCTGGATACCGGTCCGGTGGCGATGTTGCCGCTTGCGGGCCTGGGTGATGATAAGCACTGTGCGGTGGTTTGGTCTGCGGACGACGATCTCGCTCGCGAGCTGGTGATGCTGGACGATAAAGCGTTTGCGCTAAATCTCGAGAAGGCTATTGAAAGTCGCCTGGGTAGTATTGAGTCGGTGAGTGAGCGCTTTTCTTTTGCGCTGCGCGCGCGCCACGCCGAGTCTTATTTCGGCCCGGGTGCCGCACTGATTGGCGATGCCGCACACAGTATTCATCCACTGGCGGGGCAGGGTGCCAACCTCGGGCTGATGGATGCGCAGGTGCTGACGGAAGAAGTCGAGCGCGCCCTGAAGCGGGGCATTTCCCCTGCACATGTGTCGGTGCTGTCGCGCTACCAGCGTCGTCGTCGCGGTGAAAATGCATCGACCCTCAAGGCCATGAGTGCATTTAAATCCCTGTTTGGTGCGGGCGATTTGCAGTGGCGCTGGCTGCGCAATACCGGGCTCAGTATGGTCGACGCCAGCCCGATGCTGAAAAAGCGTATTATTATGCGCGCAATGTCGGTTTAA
- the pepP gene encoding Xaa-Pro aminopeptidase, which yields MNISKAEYARRRQRLVDALPENSVAIVPAAREQLRSRDTYFPFRQDSDFLYLSGFSEPESLLVIAPGRAQGESVLFCRERDADKEMWDGPRLGPERAAESCGLCDAFPIGDLDDILPGLLEGREFICYTMGRYPQLDRRLQAYLQGIDEAPGSSGAPQMVSLDPLLHDLRLFKSAAEIRLMARAAEISAAGHRRAMQVCRPGIYEYQLEAELLHTFATGGAREPAYPSIVGGGCNALIMHYIANNAQLKKDDLVLIDAGCEYRGYAADITRTIPVSGRFSGPQKAVYEIVLASQEAAIEEIRPGHDWDQPHLASVEVIVQGLKDLGLLQGDIDGLIESGAYRKFYMHRVGHWLGMDVHDVGDYKVHGQWRQLEVGMAMTVEPGIYIGAEETSVAEKFRGIGIRIEDDVALTKEGCKILSAGAPKSIADIEHLMSAGDLIQEALL from the coding sequence ATGAATATCTCAAAAGCCGAATACGCCCGCCGCCGCCAGCGTTTGGTGGATGCGTTGCCGGAAAACAGTGTCGCCATTGTGCCTGCTGCACGGGAACAGCTGCGCTCCCGCGATACCTACTTCCCGTTTCGCCAGGACAGTGATTTTCTCTACCTGAGTGGTTTTAGTGAGCCGGAATCCCTGCTGGTCATTGCGCCGGGGCGTGCGCAGGGCGAGTCCGTGTTGTTCTGTCGCGAGCGCGATGCAGACAAGGAAATGTGGGATGGCCCGCGCCTTGGGCCGGAGCGGGCGGCGGAGAGCTGCGGCCTGTGCGATGCGTTCCCGATCGGCGATCTCGACGATATTCTTCCCGGCCTGCTCGAGGGGCGGGAATTTATTTGTTACACCATGGGGCGTTATCCACAGCTGGATCGGCGACTGCAGGCCTATCTGCAGGGAATCGATGAGGCGCCCGGCAGCAGCGGCGCGCCGCAGATGGTGAGCCTCGACCCGCTGCTGCACGATTTGCGCCTGTTCAAAAGCGCTGCGGAGATTCGCCTGATGGCGCGCGCGGCAGAGATCAGCGCGGCAGGGCATCGCCGTGCGATGCAGGTTTGTCGCCCTGGAATCTACGAGTACCAGCTGGAAGCAGAATTACTGCATACCTTTGCCACCGGGGGCGCGCGGGAGCCAGCCTATCCGAGCATTGTGGGCGGCGGTTGCAACGCCTTGATCATGCATTACATCGCCAATAATGCGCAGCTGAAAAAAGACGACCTGGTATTGATTGATGCGGGCTGTGAGTATCGCGGCTATGCCGCCGATATTACCCGCACCATTCCCGTCAGTGGCCGTTTCAGTGGCCCGCAAAAAGCCGTATATGAGATTGTGCTCGCCAGCCAGGAGGCGGCGATTGAAGAAATTCGCCCTGGACATGATTGGGATCAGCCGCACCTCGCCAGCGTTGAAGTTATTGTGCAGGGACTAAAAGACCTGGGGCTGTTGCAGGGCGATATTGACGGGCTGATTGAGTCCGGTGCTTACCGGAAATTTTATATGCATAGAGTCGGCCACTGGCTGGGCATGGACGTGCACGATGTGGGTGACTACAAGGTGCACGGGCAGTGGCGACAGCTGGAAGTCGGGATGGCGATGACGGTGGAGCCCGGTATTTACATCGGTGCGGAGGAAACGTCGGTGGCGGAAAAATTCCGCGGCATCGGTATTCGCATTGAAGACGACGTAGCGCTGACGAAAGAGGGCTGCAAAATTTTGTCTGCGGGTGCGCCAAAATCCATTGCCGATATCGAACACCTTATGAGCGCCGGTGATTTGATTCAGGAGGCCCTGCTATGA
- the ubiH gene encoding 2-octaprenyl-6-methoxyphenyl hydroxylase: protein MTGKQMVDKQMTDVAIVGGGMAGASLALLLAHHCPGLKVTLLERQSIAIEADELKLPSFDTRATAIAAGSLRIFDELGLWPELQKYAAPIRRVQVSDRGHSLGASLQAQREADASFAGMLGAVVENAALGPMLYRALAESAVDVWAPAEVAKVEMHLQGAHLEVQCDTQVTKLDTRLLVVADGADSALCRQLGIATEKVDYQQHALVTTVGLQRDHAGVAYERFTDRGPMALLPLPKRDGVHRAALVWTCENGSEQELAGLPEAEFLQRLQDSFGWRAGRIVRAGKVHSYPLTLSLAREQVRRGVALVGNSAHFLHPVAGQGFNLTLRDCETLARIIGREMAEKDANFAQSGPGELELMQHFWRERQQDQMLTIGFSDKVPSLFASRNLLVSGLRQLGLLGLALAPTTRAAFARQAAGIAR, encoded by the coding sequence ATGACCGGCAAACAAATGGTCGACAAGCAAATGACCGACGTTGCCATTGTCGGTGGTGGCATGGCCGGGGCCAGTCTGGCACTGCTGTTGGCCCACCATTGCCCGGGACTCAAAGTTACTTTGCTCGAGCGCCAGTCGATTGCTATCGAAGCCGACGAGCTCAAATTACCCAGCTTCGATACCCGTGCCACCGCGATTGCTGCGGGTAGCCTACGGATTTTTGACGAGCTGGGGTTGTGGCCTGAGTTGCAGAAGTACGCTGCACCGATCCGCCGGGTTCAGGTGTCTGATCGCGGTCACAGCCTTGGCGCCAGTTTGCAGGCGCAGCGGGAAGCGGATGCGAGCTTTGCTGGCATGCTCGGCGCGGTTGTGGAAAACGCGGCCCTGGGGCCGATGTTGTATCGCGCCCTGGCAGAATCCGCGGTAGATGTGTGGGCGCCCGCCGAAGTTGCGAAAGTGGAGATGCATCTTCAGGGGGCTCACCTAGAGGTGCAATGTGATACGCAGGTTACCAAGCTGGATACCCGCCTGCTGGTGGTGGCTGATGGCGCGGATTCCGCGTTGTGCCGCCAGTTGGGTATTGCCACCGAGAAAGTCGATTACCAGCAGCATGCGCTGGTGACCACTGTGGGGTTGCAGCGTGATCATGCCGGGGTGGCCTATGAGCGCTTTACCGACCGCGGTCCCATGGCCTTGCTGCCGTTGCCCAAGCGCGACGGGGTGCACCGCGCAGCGCTGGTTTGGACTTGTGAAAACGGCAGTGAGCAGGAACTTGCAGGCCTGCCCGAAGCCGAGTTTTTACAGCGTTTGCAGGATAGCTTTGGCTGGCGCGCGGGGCGCATCGTGCGTGCGGGCAAGGTGCACAGTTATCCGCTGACACTGTCGTTGGCGCGGGAACAGGTGCGCCGCGGGGTGGCACTGGTGGGCAATAGCGCGCACTTTCTGCATCCGGTGGCGGGGCAGGGGTTCAATCTCACTTTGCGCGACTGCGAAACCCTGGCACGTATTATCGGGCGGGAAATGGCGGAAAAAGACGCGAATTTCGCGCAAAGTGGCCCCGGCGAGCTAGAATTAATGCAGCATTTTTGGCGTGAGCGCCAACAGGACCAGATGCTCACCATCGGTTTCAGCGACAAGGTCCCGTCACTATTTGCCTCCCGCAACCTGTTGGTCAGCGGTTTGCGCCAGTTGGGCTTGCTGGGACTGGCTCTGGCTCCGACCACGCGGGCCGCTTTTGCCCGGCAAGCCGCTGGGATTGCACGATAA
- a CDS encoding cell division protein ZapA, which produces MSSNTNQSATVAVTILDKEYRVACSEEEQAGLQASAKLLNERMAKIRNSGSVIGAERIAVMAALNIAHELIQAKAGLARQPVEEQMLDRLHEKVQDALNKFDNI; this is translated from the coding sequence ATGAGCAGTAATACCAACCAATCCGCCACAGTCGCAGTAACCATACTCGACAAAGAGTACCGGGTTGCCTGCTCCGAAGAAGAGCAGGCTGGCTTGCAGGCCTCTGCGAAACTGCTTAACGAGCGCATGGCAAAAATCCGCAACAGCGGCTCTGTGATCGGTGCCGAGCGTATTGCGGTGATGGCCGCGCTGAACATTGCCCACGAATTGATTCAGGCCAAAGCAGGCCTTGCCCGCCAGCCGGTGGAAGAGCAAATGCTCGACCGGTTACACGAAAAAGTTCAGGACGCACTGAACAAATTCGACAATATTTAA
- a CDS encoding rhomboid family intramembrane serine protease: MNQWITICEFPLGRDLSPLAEFIRRHELPVRISEENNAQVVASLVPQLVEPLRDLFARWQEGSVDLARVEVQVHDSSEAQGETDKVNGSSEVDGAAAQPATEARAEKTERAESVEPVSAIPQWPLQQTPVSLLLIALCFIGWFLLRQGWAEPLVIYPEQQGDFDLPGSILSQQLSQGEFWRLWTPAMVHFSIPHALFNSLGIWIVGRSLEARAGSLWFALLVLISAPVANIAQYAWSPGNLFGGMSGVVYALIGAALVIQRWQPQWRDVPAALIWLAVVWLLVCMTGLVDYFIPGGIANAAHAGGFAAGLLLGILFCLGGGAQRYFATPAQSQSAQTNTSRKSF, encoded by the coding sequence TTGAATCAGTGGATTACCATCTGTGAGTTCCCTCTGGGCAGAGACCTTTCTCCGCTCGCGGAATTTATTCGCCGCCACGAGTTGCCTGTGCGTATCAGTGAAGAAAACAATGCACAGGTGGTCGCCAGTCTGGTGCCACAGTTGGTGGAACCGTTGCGTGATCTATTCGCCCGCTGGCAGGAAGGTAGTGTGGACCTGGCTCGGGTTGAGGTGCAGGTCCACGACTCTTCTGAAGCGCAGGGTGAAACCGATAAAGTAAATGGCAGTAGTGAAGTAGATGGTGCGGCCGCGCAACCTGCGACCGAGGCCCGCGCGGAAAAAACGGAGCGAGCCGAAAGCGTCGAACCAGTATCGGCGATCCCACAGTGGCCGCTGCAGCAGACGCCGGTATCCCTGTTGTTGATCGCCCTGTGTTTTATCGGTTGGTTTTTACTGCGCCAGGGCTGGGCCGAGCCCCTGGTGATTTATCCGGAGCAGCAGGGTGACTTTGATTTGCCGGGTTCGATATTGAGCCAGCAGTTGTCCCAGGGCGAATTTTGGCGGCTGTGGACGCCGGCGATGGTGCACTTCTCGATTCCGCATGCACTGTTTAACAGTCTGGGTATATGGATTGTCGGACGTTCGCTGGAGGCGCGTGCGGGATCACTGTGGTTTGCATTGCTGGTACTGATCAGTGCGCCGGTGGCCAATATTGCTCAGTATGCCTGGTCACCCGGTAATTTATTTGGCGGCATGTCCGGAGTGGTTTATGCCCTGATCGGTGCGGCGCTGGTAATCCAGCGCTGGCAGCCCCAGTGGCGCGATGTGCCTGCGGCTTTAATCTGGTTGGCGGTGGTGTGGTTGCTAGTGTGTATGACCGGGTTAGTGGATTATTTTATCCCCGGCGGTATTGCTAATGCGGCGCACGCAGGGGGATTTGCCGCGGGCCTTTTGCTTGGGATACTGTTTTGTCTGGGCGGTGGCGCGCAGCGGTATTTTGCAACGCCCGCGCAATCACAAAGCGCCCAAACAAATACAAGCCGAAAGTCCTTCTGA
- a CDS encoding UPF0149 family protein, with protein sequence MSAKKMSFDDLANQIVAAGGKVGPSELHGFICGLLAAGSRPDAGRWQKEAGEFLGLEAVPAELNNDVQALAKKSLDDFSEKDFSFEPLLSDSDELAERGQTLCLWCEGFLHGFGIGKYTGELLPTSSEALKDMAEIAQLDAEGMENDSEQERQLFEVQEYVRMGALNIFVECNDAAQGDSAAASQKPAGPTLH encoded by the coding sequence ATGTCCGCAAAAAAAATGTCGTTTGATGACCTGGCCAATCAGATCGTTGCGGCGGGAGGCAAGGTAGGCCCGAGTGAGCTGCACGGGTTTATCTGCGGATTGCTCGCCGCCGGGAGCCGCCCTGATGCGGGGCGCTGGCAGAAGGAGGCCGGTGAGTTTCTCGGTCTGGAAGCGGTACCGGCTGAACTGAATAATGATGTACAGGCGCTGGCGAAGAAAAGTCTCGACGATTTTTCCGAAAAGGATTTTTCGTTTGAGCCGCTGCTCAGTGATAGCGATGAACTGGCGGAGCGTGGCCAGACGTTGTGCCTGTGGTGCGAGGGTTTTCTGCACGGCTTTGGTATCGGCAAGTACACAGGCGAACTTTTGCCGACCAGCAGCGAGGCATTGAAAGATATGGCGGAAATTGCCCAGCTGGATGCCGAAGGCATGGAAAATGATTCCGAGCAGGAACGCCAGCTGTTCGAAGTGCAGGAGTATGTGCGCATGGGCGCGCTGAATATTTTTGTTGAATGTAACGATGCCGCTCAGGGTGACTCTGCAGCGGCGTCGCAAAAGCCTGCCGGCCCCACTTTGCATTGA